From the genome of Trueperaceae bacterium:
CGAACGCCACCCCGAGGAGCGCGCCCCCCACCGCCCCCCAGGCCCGCTTCGCGCGACGCCCCGCACGACGCCGCGCGGAGCGCCGGCCGGCGGCGAGCGCCGCGGAGGCCGCCAGCAGCGCGGCGAGGCCGGTGGCCGCGAGCGCGGAGACCTGCGCGAGGCGCACGAGGGGCGCGAGGGCGAGGACCGCCACGAGCGCGTGGAGGGCGCCGACCCGCCCGTGGGTCGCCGCGAGGGCGACCAGGAGGCCGGCAGCCCCGGCGAGAGCGACGTCGATCGCGTTCACGCGGGGAAGCGTACCGCCTAGCCCTGGCGGATGGAATGCCCGGCCGCTTCGACGGCGGCGATCACGGCGGCGAGGTCGGCGTCGACCTCCTCGTCGCGGAGCGCGCGGTCGGGGTGGCGCCACCGCATGCGGATCGCGACGCTCCGTCGGTCCTCGGGGAGGGGCGCGCCGGCGTAGACGTCGAACGGGAACACCTCCACGAGCCGTTCGCCTCCCGCGCCCCACACGAGGGCCGCCAGGTCGGCGTAGGCGACGTCGTCGGGCGCGACGATCGCCAGGTCGCGTTCGGCGTACGGCTGGCGGGCGACGTCCCCGACCGCGAGGCGGCGGGCGTCGAGCGGCAGGTCGAGTTCCGCGACGAAGGCGCCGTCGAGGCCGTACGCGTCGGCGACCTCGGGGTGGACCCGCCCGGCGAAACCGACGTCGACGCCGTTCCACAGGACGCGGGCCGCGACGCCGGGGTGCAGCATCGGGACGCCCTCGGGGTCGGCGGGACGCAGCGCCAGGTCGGCGCGGCGGCGGGCCGCCAACCGTTCGAGGAGGGCCGCGACGTGCGGCCACGCGACCGGGACGTCGGGCGTGAGGCCGTCGCGTTCGTGCGCGCCGGCGCGAAGCCACGCGACGCGTTCGCGTTCCGGCTCGAGGAACACCCGGCCCACCTCGAACAACGCGAGCGACGCGACCTGCGGGTTCTGCCCGGCGGCGTCCAGCAGGCCCGGGTACAGCGCGGTGCGGAGGCGGCTGCGTTCGATCCCCTGCGGGTTGGCGAGCGCGACGGTGGCTTCGGGCGCCCGGGCGCGGGCGAGCGCCTCGTCGCCGGTGAAGACGTAGTGAATGACCTCGTGGAACCCTTCGTGCGCGAGTTCCTCGCGCAGGGCGCGGTGGGTGGGGTCGGTCCGGCGGGGCGTGAAGGCGAGGTCGGGGCGGGTCGCGCCGATGTGCTCGTAGCCGTGCAGGCGCCCGACCTCCTCGACGAGGTCCTCCTCGATCGAAAGATCGAAACGCCAGGTGGGGGGCGTGACGCGCCACGCGTCGGGCGCGTCGGGTTCGACGGTGCACCCGAGCGCCTCGAGGTACCCGCGTTGCACGTCGGTCGGCACGTCGAACGCCATCAGGAACCCGACGCGGGAGGGCCGGAACGCGATGGCGGCGGGGGTCGGGGGGCCCCCGACGCGGCTGAGGGCGGGGTGGACGGTCCCGCCGGCCACCTCGACGATGCGGCGCGCGGCGTACGCCGCGGCGAGCGGCGGGAGGGCCGGGTCGACGCCCCGCTCGAAGCGCAGGTGCGCGTCGGTGTGCAGGCCGTGCCGTTTCGCGCTGGCGCGGATCCGCACCGGATCGAAGTGGGCGACCTCGAGCGCCACGGAGGCGGTGTCGTCGCGGACGCTGTCGTGCAGGCCACCCATGACGCCGGCCAGGCCGACGGGGGTGGAGCCGCCGTCCCCGTCGGGCGTGGCGATGACGAGGTCGGCGGGATCCAGCGCGTACGTCTCGCCGTCGAGCAGGTCGACGGTCTCGCCGGCACGGGCGCTGCGGACCTCGAGGACGCCGCCCTCGAGCACCCGCCGGTCGTAGGCGTGCGACGGCTGCCCCAGCTCGTGCGTGACGTAGTTCGTGACGTCGACGACGTTGCTGCGGGGGCGGAGCCCGAGCGCCGCCAGGCGGTGCTGCAGCCACACGGGGCTGGGGCCCACCCGAACGCCGTCGATGCGCTGGAGCGCCACGTGCGGTGCGGCGGCGAGGTCCTCGACGACGACCTCGAGCCCGTCGTCGTCCGTGGCGTCACCGGGCGCGTCGCCCGCGGCGGGGTGCGCGACGTCCCGACCGAGTTTCGCGGCGAGGTCGCGGGCCACGCCGAGCAGCCCGAAGGCGTCGGCGCGGTTGGGGGTGAGCTCCAATTCGAACACGGTCTCCGCCGGCCAGGCCTCCGCCAGGGACGCGCCGAGCGGGAGGTCGTCCGCGAACGCCGCGAGGCCCCGCGCGTCGTCGTACGCACCGATCTCGCGGGGGCTGCAGAGCATCCCCTCGCTGCGGACGCCGCGCAGGTCGCGCGCCTCGACGGTGAGGTCGACCGCGGGGAGGTACGTTCCGGGCGTCGCGAACGCCGTGCGGAGGCCGACGGAGGTGTTCGGCGCGCCGGAGACGACCGTCCGCCGTCCCGACCCGTCGTCGACGACGGCGCGGACCAGGTGGTCGCTGCCCTCGAGGGGGGCGGCCTCCACGATCTCGGCCAGCACCACCCCACCGGGGACGGCGGGGCGTTCGTGGACCTGCTCGACGGCGAGCCCGAGCCCGTCGAGGAGGTCGACGACCGTCTCGGTGGCCGGCAGCGGCCCGACGAGCGCCTCGAGCCACGTCCGCGGGACGTTCACAACGCCCCTCGGAACTGATCCAGGACGCGCAGGTCGCTCTGGTAGAACCAGCGGATGTCGGGCACGCCGTAGGGCACCATGGCGAGGCGTTCGATGCCGAACCCGAACGCGAAGCCGGTGACGCCCTCGTAGCCGGCGGCGGCGAAGACGTTGGGGTGGACCATGCCGCAGCCGCCCAACTCGAGCCACTCGTCGCGACCGGTCTTGGGGTGCGTCCAGCGGATGGCGAACTCCGCGCCGGGCTCGACGAAGGGGAAGAACGTCGGTTGCAGGCGGGTCCGCGTGCCCTCCCCGAAGAGCGCGTCCGCCATCTCCTGGATGGCGCCGCGCAGGTCCGCCATCGTGATGCGCTCCCCGACGACGAGCGCCTCCAACTGGTGGAACTGCGCTTCGTGGGTGGCGTCGACCGCTTCGTTGCGGAAGACCTTGCCGGGCACGACGACCTTGAACGGCGGTGCGTGGGTCTCCATGTAGCGCACCTGCATCGGGCTGGTGTGCGTCCGCAGGAGCCGCCCGTCGGTCGTCCAGAAGGTGTCCTGCTCGTCGCGGGCGGGGTGCTCGGGCGGGAAGTTGAGCGCCCCGAAGTTGTAGTGGTCGGTCTCGAGTTCGGGGCCGGTGACGACCTCGTACCCGAGGCCGGCGAACACGTCGAGAAGGTGGTGCGTCACCTTCGTGAGGAGGTGCAGGCCGCCGGCCGGTCCACCGCGCCCCGGGAGGGTCACGTCGACGCGTTCGGCGGCGAGCCGCTGCGCGAGTTCGGCGCGGTGGATCGTCTCGCGGCGCGCCTCGATCGCCGCTTCGATCGCCTCCTTCACGGCGTGGATCCGGCGTCCCGCTTCGCGCCGTTCGTCGCTCGGCAGCGCCCCGAGGCCTTTGAGTTCCTGCGTGATGCGGCCCTTCTTGCCGAGCCACTTGACGCGGACCTCCTGCAGGGCGCGGAGATCTTCGGCGGCGTCGACGTCGGCGCGTGCCTCCTCGTGCATCGTCCCTCCTCCCGCGCCGCACCGGACGGTGGGGCGCCCACGAAAACGCCGCCGACGCGGTCGGCGGCCGGGCGGCGCGTCGCGGCGCGCCGGTCTAGGTCACGAACCCGGCGACGTCCAGGGGGCTCGTCCTCGTCACGCCACGGACGGTACCGCCGGGTCCGGACGGCGTCAACCGCCGTCCTCGCCCGACGCGCGGGCCTCGAGCCAGGCCTCCTCGGCGTCGAAGACGTCGCAGTACCACCGGCCCCGGTAGGGCAGCGGGTCCGCCATGAGGTCGGCCGGGAGGCGTCCCGCCGGCCACGCCTTGGCGGCCTCCTCGTCGGCGAACGGCCCCACGAGCGCCACCTCGCCCGCCCACGCGTCGGGCGGGATGGGGCGCATCAACTCCCGCCGTTCGCCGTGCGGATCGCGCACCGTGCGGTAGTACGCGAGGTCGTCGACGTCGGGTCGGGCGACCAGGTCGGCGGCGGCGTCGTCGAACGCCGCGAGGGCGGCGGCGTCCAGCGGCGGGAACGCCAACAGGCGCTCGGCGGGCGTCCCGGGGACGCGGAAGATGCGCGCACCGTCCGCGACGCGCCACGCGAGGTCGGCGGCGGCGTCGGCCAGCTCCGGCGAGACGCGCACGAGCTCTTCGGCGTTGAGGATGCGGTACTCGTCGGGGCGCTCCCGCTTGAGGCGGTCGAGGTCGAGGCCGGCGGCGTCCGCGCGGGCGCGGGCGGTGCGGCTGGGTAGGTGCCCGCGCAGGTCCGCGGGGACCGACGCGTCGGACGGCTCGCCGGTCACCGGACCCTCCCGACCTCCGGTGCGCCCCGGACGGCGGCGTCGGGCTCGCCCCCTCGCTCGTCGGGGGGCGCGGGGGCGGGCTCGCGGGCGGGGGCTGCGTCGCGCCACGCGGCCTCGAACCGGTCGGGCAGGTCGGGCAGCGCGAGGACGTCGGCGAGGGCGTGCATGAAGCGGCGGTAGTGCTCGACGCGGGCGTTCTCCCCCATCAGCCCGAGCCGCCAGATGAGGCCGGCGGTGGGGCCGAGCCCACCGGTCATCGCCACCGCGTGCCGTTCGCGCATCGCGCGGCGCACCGCGGCGTCGTCCAGCCCGTCGGGCAGCGTGACCGCCAACACGGTCGGGAGCCGCCAGGCGGCGTCGACGGCGGCGGCGAAGCCGTGCGGTTCGAGGGTCGCGAGGATCGCGGCGTCGAGGCGGCGGACGCGTTCGGCGCGCGACGCGAACCCCTCGTCGAGGGCGGCGCGGATCGCTTCGCCGGTCGCCCAGTGCAGGTGCACGGGGACGGTGTGGTGGTAGCTGCGGGGCCCGTCGGGATCCCAGTAGGCGCGCATGCCGACCGCGTCGGCGTACCAGCTCGCGACGGGCACGTCGCGCGCCTCGATGCGCGCCATCGCGCGGGCGCTGTAGACGACCGGCGCGACGCCGGGCGGTGCGGAAAGGCACTTCTGCGACCCGGTGTAGGCGTAATCGACGCCCCACGCCGCCATCTCGAAGTCGGTCATGCCGACGGTCGTGACCGCGTCGACGCTGAACAGCACGTCGCTGCCGCGGATCCCTTCGGCGA
Proteins encoded in this window:
- the pheT gene encoding phenylalanine--tRNA ligase subunit beta; protein product: MNVPRTWLEALVGPLPATETVVDLLDGLGLAVEQVHERPAVPGGVVLAEIVEAAPLEGSDHLVRAVVDDGSGRRTVVSGAPNTSVGLRTAFATPGTYLPAVDLTVEARDLRGVRSEGMLCSPREIGAYDDARGLAAFADDLPLGASLAEAWPAETVFELELTPNRADAFGLLGVARDLAAKLGRDVAHPAAGDAPGDATDDDGLEVVVEDLAAAPHVALQRIDGVRVGPSPVWLQHRLAALGLRPRSNVVDVTNYVTHELGQPSHAYDRRVLEGGVLEVRSARAGETVDLLDGETYALDPADLVIATPDGDGGSTPVGLAGVMGGLHDSVRDDTASVALEVAHFDPVRIRASAKRHGLHTDAHLRFERGVDPALPPLAAAYAARRIVEVAGGTVHPALSRVGGPPTPAAIAFRPSRVGFLMAFDVPTDVQRGYLEALGCTVEPDAPDAWRVTPPTWRFDLSIEEDLVEEVGRLHGYEHIGATRPDLAFTPRRTDPTHRALREELAHEGFHEVIHYVFTGDEALARARAPEATVALANPQGIERSRLRTALYPGLLDAAGQNPQVASLALFEVGRVFLEPERERVAWLRAGAHERDGLTPDVPVAWPHVAALLERLAARRRADLALRPADPEGVPMLHPGVAARVLWNGVDVGFAGRVHPEVADAYGLDGAFVAELDLPLDARRLAVGDVARQPYAERDLAIVAPDDVAYADLAALVWGAGGERLVEVFPFDVYAGAPLPEDRRSVAIRMRWRHPDRALRDEEVDADLAAVIAAVEAAGHSIRQG
- the pheS gene encoding phenylalanine--tRNA ligase subunit alpha, with translation MHEEARADVDAAEDLRALQEVRVKWLGKKGRITQELKGLGALPSDERREAGRRIHAVKEAIEAAIEARRETIHRAELAQRLAAERVDVTLPGRGGPAGGLHLLTKVTHHLLDVFAGLGYEVVTGPELETDHYNFGALNFPPEHPARDEQDTFWTTDGRLLRTHTSPMQVRYMETHAPPFKVVVPGKVFRNEAVDATHEAQFHQLEALVVGERITMADLRGAIQEMADALFGEGTRTRLQPTFFPFVEPGAEFAIRWTHPKTGRDEWLELGGCGMVHPNVFAAAGYEGVTGFAFGFGIERLAMVPYGVPDIRWFYQSDLRVLDQFRGAL
- a CDS encoding aminotransferase class V-fold PLP-dependent enzyme; its protein translation is MRPDGEVLLLTPGPTPIHPRALAAFHWPMRGHMDPDVFAYNDAIVRDLKTLYRADDDAFASLLSGTGSLGMETGLANLLEPGDRLLVAANGVFGERMVEMGRRLGADVHVVRAPLGQPLDAAEVVAATHALAPQVLAVVHGETSTGVVNPVPEIAEGIRGSDVLFSVDAVTTVGMTDFEMAAWGVDYAYTGSQKCLSAPPGVAPVVYSARAMARIEARDVPVASWYADAVGMRAYWDPDGPRSYHHTVPVHLHWATGEAIRAALDEGFASRAERVRRLDAAILATLEPHGFAAAVDAAWRLPTVLAVTLPDGLDDAAVRRAMRERHAVAMTGGLGPTAGLIWRLGLMGENARVEHYRRFMHALADVLALPDLPDRFEAAWRDAAPAREPAPAPPDERGGEPDAAVRGAPEVGRVR